The Nitrospira sp. DNA window GTCGGCGGGGCCTCGTCATCGAAGACGGTGACGACGTGGCCGGCAGATGTGGTCGCTTCCAGGAGCAGCGCGTCACTGGCGGCCCCGCCCAGGTGGGCGGGACTGGCGTGGTTGAGGCGATGGTCGATCCCGATGGCGGCTGCGCCGGTTTCATGGGCCGTGGTGATCAGCTGAGCCAGGACGGCCCGGTCCCATGGTCCGGGCCCGAACTGTGCTTCGCTCACGGGATCGCGCGCGACGATCGTCAGCGCGGGGCTGACGGCGACCGGTGCGCGGTGGCGGAGCCACGTATCGTAGACCGTCCAATCGAGGGCGCTGACAGTCGCGGGCGCAATGAGCCAGAGCAGCCGGGCCAGAAGGGTTGCCAGCACGCCGATCGTGAGCGCCTGAAGGGGCAGCGATGTGATGAAATGCCGCCAGAGTTTGTGCCAGTCGAGCATGTGAATTACTGGAGGTTCAGTTCATCCATCAGGGCTTTGGCGTCTTGCTTCGGCAGGCCTTTGAGCGAGGCTTTCGCCTTGGCTCGGTCCGGCGCCACGCCGAGGCCGCGGCCGTAGATGCGCGCGAGCGCTTTCTTCGCCGGCGCAAATCCCTCGCCGGCAATGGTCTCCATGCAGAGGAGCAGCTTTTTGTCGAAGGGGGCGAGGTGCTGGTCTAGCCCGGCTTCATAGAGCGCGGCCAGCTCGTTCAACGCCGCGTCGCTCAACGCATAGCTCTCTTGAAGGAGCACCGCAATTGCTTCGTTTGGCCGATGGCTCTTGAGTAACGTCACTCCCAATGTGTCTTGGTCGCCTGACCGGCTGTAATCAGGAAACTCCTCCCAGAGCAGGCCGCGGTAGGCATGAAACCCTTCGAGTGCGTCGTTGCGCCGTCGATCTGCCTGGTCGGTCGAGAGGGCTTGCCGCCGGAGTTTAGCGAGGGCGTCGCCGGCCGGCTGGTGGCCGAGTTCAACCGCTTTGGTCCACCAGAAGATGGCCCGGGCCAGATCTTTGGCAACGCCCTGCCCGCTCTTGTAGGCATTGCCTGAAAAAAACTGCGCCTGCGGGACTCCGCCGAGGGCCGCTTCTTCCATGAACTGTGCCGCTTCCTGATCGCGATTCGTCAGTTTCAGCAATAGTGCAAGCCGATAACGGGCGTCGGGGAAGTGCGGTTGCAGTTCAATGGCCCGTCGATAGGAGTGAATCGCGGCTTTGATATTGCCGAGCGAGTACTGGACGCTGCCGAGACTGTAGTGCGCATGAGTCAATTCGGGGTTGAGGAGAATGGCTTCCATGAAGGCCGTGGCGGCGGCGCGCCCATCCTGTTTCGCCATGAGTATGATGCCGAGTTGCAGCAACGCATCGGCATGGCCCGGTCGCAGTTTGAGCGCGATGCGGCATTCGTCGAGTGCGGCGTCGAGGTCGCCGACGCGATAGAGTTCTTGCGCCAACTTGAGGCGGTCTTCGGCGCTGGCGGGAAACGTCCTGACCCGTCCACGCAACTCGCTCAGCATGAAGACGGCATTGCTGCGCTCTTGTTCAGTCCATTCAGAGAAACGATGCTCGTCCTGTTGCGGAGGCTGGGAGACTGGATCGGGATCCACATTGAGATTGGGATCGGGAGATTCGAGGATCGGCGGCGCGGCCGTCTGTTCGTCAGATGTTTGGGCGAACGACGCGCCGTGCAGGTCGAACAGCAGCGGAACAACAAGGATGGTCACGAGCACTACACGACGACGCATCGAAATCTATGACCCTCCTGAAATGGGTATGGATGGGGATTATTATAGCATCCGATCGGGCAGGGCAGACTGGTTAGGAATGGCAAAATACAGCGCGTAAACGGTCTAGCGCAGCTTGGCCATCGCGTCTTTGATCTGTTCAATGCTGGCCTGGAGCTCTTGAGCTGGTGGTTGGACCGGCTCATGGTGTACCCGCCAGACCGGTTCCAAGGGGGCCGGGTCTGTCGTGAGGCGGGGGATGAGGTGCCAGTGGATATGGGGGAGTTGGTTGCCCAGTAGCTCGTAGTTGATCTTTCGGGCATCGAAAACCTGTGCCAGTGTCTTGGCCACCAGGGTGACTTCTTCCATTAATTGCATCCGCTCCGTGGGGGCCAGTTGGAAGAGTTCGGTCGCGTGGCGCCGGAAGACGACGACGGTCCAGCCCTTAAAAAATTGGTCGTCGTGCAAGTAGGCCTGAGAAAGTCCCAGGTCGGCGATGAAGTGGTCGGCGCGCGGCCAGGTTCCCTGACAGGCTTTGCATGTCGGATCAGTCATGGTTGATTGGCCTTTCGCCACTCCTCTTCCGTAATGACGCCCTTCTTGAGCAGCAACTGGAGCAGCTTGTCGACTGATGCGCGGCTGGGCGGGGAATGGGGCTGAGAAACCGGGGCCGGGCCTGCGGGTACGGCCGCCTCTATCTTCTTCGGCTCAGCCGACGGGCGTTTCTGTCCGAAGATGCGGAACGAAGGTGTGAACACGGCCAGGTAGTCCCGGTTCCTGATACGGACCGATGCCGGCAGGCTATCGGTCTGTGGAGGCAGGTCCGGTGTGGCTCCGGCAGGAATGCGGAAGAATGGCTTGCCGTCCTCGGTTTCCCCGTCCTGTCCCAGGACGTCGAACCGCTCGAGGAAGGATTCCCCTGTCAACCCTTCTCGGTCTTGACCTGCAAGGTTGGTGATTTTATCCAGCACAATGATCAGTGAATCCGCCATGATGAGGTCCGCCGTGTGGTTACGGACGCTCACGTCGTAGCGGTATTCGCTCGTAAAGTTGTCGCGGCCTTTCAACGTGACAATCACGGTTGCTTTGCCGGTGAAATCAGTCAGATGGTCGAACGGCGAGGCGGCCTGGCTCTGTGCCGGCGTGGCAATCTCGCTCGCGAACAGCGCGAAGCAGAGCAGGGTGGTGAAGGTCGAACCCATAAGGATGTGGCGCAGTTGATTCATCGGCAGATCACCTTAATCCGAATTCCGGTCGGAGCATAGCAAAGATCGCGGCGGTGGGCGAGCTTTTGTTCTCCCGCGCGCCTTGACACGCTCTTTCGGTGAACGCTATTCTCGCCGCAGTCGATGGCAGTCTCCTTCCGATCCTATTACGCATGACGTCTACGGCTTCTCGCGCTCCGTTGTTAATCTCCAAAGCTCTCGCGGCCCAACTGCTGCGCCTCTACGACTATCCGCATCCGACGATTCCTCGCCGCATCATCCGCGGGTACGACCGGCCACATGCCGTTCGCACGGCGCGCATGTGCGCGGCAGTGGCCGCGGCTTTGGGGCATGACGCTGCGCGAGTGCGCCAGTATCAGATTGCTTGTGTTTTGCATGATTTGGGCCGGGCGGGGCTCGATCGTGTGCTGTTCGGGAAAATCTGGTCCTGGGCCAAAGCGCATGGCATTCCGACCAGGCCGCGTGAATGGCGAGCCCTACATCCGGAGACGGCGTATGGACGGGAGACCGAAGCCTTCCTGCGTCAATACGGAGTCGAACTCGATGCGGCCGGCATTCCGATGACGGCGTGGGCCAAGGAGCAGGTCGAGATGCGCCTCGGGTATTCCCGGCGGCTTTCCCGCCGGCTGCGAACGGTGCGCGGCGAGATCAAGCAGATGGGCGTGCGGTGGGAGCCCTGGATGCAGCGGGTGATGTTGTACTACTACTATCCCGAGAAGCTGGCGGGCGCCCCGGCTTGGGTGAAGCAGTTAGCGGAGATTCTGGTCGCCTGCGAACAGTTTGAAGCCTACAGCAATCAGCAGCGCGGGCGCGATTACTACAGACGGAAGAAGGAAACGCTCGCCGATGCGTTTGCCTATCTGGAAAAGCTGCAGCAGGAAGGCCTCTTGAGCCGGGCGGTCATGTCTGCACTTCGCGGGTTGGCCGCTGGCGGCGAGTTCGACCGGGTATTGGAAGAAGCGCGGGGTTGCCGGCTCTCGCCTGGCGACCGGCGATTTCTCCGGCAGATGGAGTGTTGATATGTCTGTGAAGACCGTGACCTCTCGCGTGAATATGCAGGGCGAGACGCATATCGAGAATCTGACGAAATCGGTGCAGGCCGCCGTCGCTGAGTCCGGTCTGAGCGCCGGTATCGTCACGGTGTTTGTGAAGCACACGACTGCGTCGATCATGATCATCGAGGACGAGCCGGGTATCCGTGCCGATACGAAGGCCTTTTGGGATCGCACCGTGCCGGCCGATCCCGCCTGGCAGCACAATACGAGAAATGCCGGTGAAGATAACGGGCACAGCCATCTCCGCGGGCAGCTGCAAGGGCCGTCTATCACGATTCCATTTTCCGAAGGGGCGCTTCTGCTGGGCACGTGGCAGCAGGTCGTCGTGGTCGATTTTGACACCAGATCCCGCACGCGCGAGCTGATCTTCCAACTCATCGGTGAGTGATGATGAGCATGCGGCGCGCCATGCGAAGACTTGCTGGTATGACGGCGGGAGCTAGCGTCCTCGCCTTGAGCATGTGGGCCATGGCGGCGGACTGGGGTAAACCGCTCGGCGGGACCTACGATGGCGCGGATGGCAAGCCTCGGCCGGTCACTCCCGCACCGGCCGAATTAAGCCCGGACGAACGCGCGACCATGGCGGTGTTCGAGCGGGCCACCAAGTCGGTGGTCTTCATCGCGAACACGGCTATCCAACGAGATATCTGGTCCTTCGATACGATGGAAGTCCCGCAGGGGTCCGGCTCCGGGTTTGTCTGGAGTAAGCAGGGCTATCTTGTGACGAATTTCCACGTCATCTACGGGGCCGATACCATCAAGGTTACGCTGGCCGACCGGAGCGAACATCAAGCCAAGATTGTCGGGGCCGATCCGGACCATGACCTGGCGGTGTTGCAAATAAAGGTTTCTGAGAGTCTTCTGGAGCCGTTGGCGATCGGGGCGTCGCACGACTTGCGGGTCGGGCAGAAAGTCCTGGCGATCGGCAATCCGTTCGGGCTGGACCATACCTTGACCACAGGAGTGGTCAGCGCTCTAGGGCGCACGATCAAGTCGATGTCGAACCGGACGATCGAGGGCGTGATCCAAACCGATGCGGCCATCAACCCCGGCAACTCCGGGGGGCCGTTGCTCGACAGCAGCGGTCGGTTGATCGGCGTGAACACGCAAATCGTCAGCCCCAGCGGCGCCTATGCCGGCATCGGCTTCGCGGTACCGGTGGATACCGTCAATCGCATCGTGCCGGAGTTGATCAAGCACGGGAAGCTGATCAGGCCGGGATTGGGTGTGTCGCTGGTGCCCGATTCCATCGTCAAACGATGGGGGATCAAAGGGTTGGTGATTGGAAAAGTGTCACGCGGCGGGAGCGCCGATCGCGCCGGGCTGCGGGGGGCGCGCGAGACGCAAGCCGGGCGCATCGAGCTCGGCGACATTGTCGTGGCGATCGACGGAAAGCCGGTCGAGACGATCGACGACATGATGGATATCATGGAAGCGCATAAGGTCGGCGATCAGGTGACGCTCGACATTATCCGCGCCAATAAACGGCAACAGTTGCCTCTTACCCTCCAGGCGGTCAATTAACGCTGGTAGCGTCCGGCTTCGACATGTTGTTATGATGACGCCTGACCAACCTGGAGATTGCTATGAGCGACCACCGACCAGACGATATAGGGCAGACCGGCACATCCGGCGCGGGAGCAGGAAAGCGGACGGGCTCAACCACTCCCGACCCGCTTGAGTTGATCGAACAATGCCTCGCCTCTTTTCCTGAGAACGATCCGCGCCAACAGATCCTCTACAAGCTCCGCCACTCCGTCATGCTGGCGGCCGCCAGTCAGCAGCAACGGGAGGCCGAATTCAAAAAAATCAGCGAGGTCGTGGCGAAGCTGACGGCGCCGGCCAACCGGATCGGCACGTTGCTCGATCTGCCTGGCGAAGGCCTGGCGAGGATCATCGTCGGCGGGGCCGAGTATTATGCGAATGTGGATCCCCGTGTGGCGAATGCGGACTTAAAGATCGGTGCGCAGATTCTCGTGAACGAAGCCTATGCGGTCATCAAGACACTGGGCTACGACCTGAACGGGCCGGTGCTCAAGCTGACGGAAGCATTGCCGGACGGGCGGTTGCGTTTCGAGCAGGAGATGGGCCGCCAATCCATGATCCTCCAGCGGTCGAGCGACCTTGTGGGGGTAGAGCTGAAGGCCGGCGATGAATTGCGGATCGACCCGGGCCACCGGATTGCAATCGAGAAGCTGGAGGACCGGAAAGCCAGGACCCATGTCCTCGACGAAGTGCCGACGGTCACGTGGGAGCAGATCGGCGGCCAGCAGGAGGCGATCAGCGCGATTCGCAAGGCGATCGAATACCCCTTGCTGCATGCGGAGACGTTCCAGCAGTTCAAGTTCACGCAACCCAAGGGGTTCCTGCTCTATGGCCCGCCGGGCTGCGGGAAAACACTGATCGGCCAGGCTGCCGCAGCCAGTCTCTCGAAGCTCGTGAGCGAGTCGATGGTTGCCGGCGGGAAAACAGAGACGTTGCCCGCGATCACCGGCGGCGCATTCCTCCATATCAAAGGGCCCGAGATTCTGAATATGTGGCTCGGCGAGTCGGAGCGGATGGTGCGCGACCTTTTCGCCAAGGCCAGAGCCCGCCGCCGTGAGGGAGCGCTCCCGTTTATTTTCATCGACGAAGCCGAGTCGATTCTAGGGACGAGACGGGCGTCGCGTTCGTTCAATATTTCGAGCACGCTGGTTCCGATGTTTTGCTCAGAGATGGACGGGATCGAATCGTTGCGGGATGTCGTGATCATTCTCGCGTCGAATCGGCCGGATCTGATCGATCCCGCCGTACTGCGTCCGGGACGCATCGATCGCAAGATCAAGGTCAGCCGCCCGAATCGGGAATCGGCCGCCGAGATTCTGAAAGTCTATCTTACGGAGGAGCTGCCGCTGGATTCTTCCGTCATCGCCGACCGCGGCGGAGACAAGACGAAGGCCTTTGCTTCGCTGGTGGATGAGGTCATCGACCAAATTTACAAACGGACGGATGAGAACCGGTTGCTCTCCATCCGGCTCCGGAGCGGTCAGAATAAGGTGCTCTATCGGGGCGATCTTGTGAGCGGGGCGATTCTCTCGTCCATTATCCAGCGGGCGAAGGAAAAGGCGATCGATCGCATGATCCAATCCGGCCAGTCGGCCGGGCTCATCGCGCAGGATCTCTCTGATTCCGTATTGGCAGAGTTCCGCGAGGGGGAGATGCTGCCGCCCGATGATGCCGCGGAAGAATGGTTGAAGCTGCTCGACCATCATCCGGAGCAGGTCGTCGGCGTGTCGTCCTTCCGGCGCGGTCGGCAGACGGAAGAGCGCTTGATCAATCAGATTATCTAATGTTGCGTCTCTTCGGCATAGAAACAGAGTACGGGATTACGCGCGAGGATCTCGATGAGGTGGATCCGGTCGTCGAGTCCATGGAGCTGGTGCGCGCGCATCTGACGGCGTCGTTCGAACGGCGCTGGGATTATGGCGGAGAAGATCCGCACGATGATGCCCGGGGGTTTCGGGTGTCCGGGCTCCAACAGGATAAAGAAGAAGACGACTTCGCCAAGATCGATGCGCACCGGCCCTTTTCATTTCATGAGATGAAAAGCGACCTGGTGCTGCCGAACGGCGCCCGCTTCTACAACGACCATACGCACCCGGAGTATTCCAGCCCCGAATGTCGAACCTTGCGCGATTTGCTCGCGCACGATCGAGCGGGAGAGCGGGTGGTGCAACGCGCGGCCGAGCGGAGGAATCGAACCCTTGGTGGTCCGCATGTGCAGCTCTATAAGAACAATACCGATCTCCATGGCCATAGTTATGGCTGCCATGACAACTATCTCGTCTCGCGCTCAATCCCGTTTCAGCAACTGGTCGCAGGTCTCCTGCCGTTCTTAGTCAGTCGTCAGGTGATTGCTGGTGCCGGTAAAGTCGGTATCGAGGCGCAGGAGAGCGGTTTCGTTCCCGGGCAGTATCAGCTCTCACAGCGGGCCGATTTCATGGAGACGGATCTGAGCGTCGATACGATGCATAACCGGCCCATTCTCAATACCAGGGATGAGCCGCACGCCGTTCGGGAGAAGTATCGACGGCTGCATCTGATCATCGGCGATGCGAATATGTGCGAGTATGCGACGGCGTTGAAGGTCGGCACAACGCAATTGGTACTGGAGTTGATCGATCGGGGGGCTGCACCTGCGATTGAACTGGCCGATCCGGTTTCGGCGGTGAAGCAGATTTCGCGGGATCCCGACCTCAAAGCGACCGTGCGCCAGAAGCAGGGGCCGGCTCTTTCCGGTCTGGACATTCAGGAACAGTACTATACGGCAGCCAGGCGCATGCTGGCCGGCGCGGATGCTGAGACGGACTGGGTGCTGCGCGAATGGGGTGAGACCCTGGGGCTGCTCAAGCAGGATCGCAGTCAATTGGTCGGTAAGCTCGATTGGGTGACGAAGTTGTGGTTGCTGGAGACCTTTGTACGGGAAGAGCGGATCGGCTGGGATGATCCCTGGCTGGCGAGTCTGGATCTCGAGTACCACAATCTGAACGCCGACCGTGGACTGTACCTCGGGCTGGAAGCCGAAGGGAAGGCCTGGCGTATGACCACGGAGGCCGACATTGAGCAGGCCCTGTCCGCCGGTCCTCACGATACCCGCGGTGGGTTGCGGGGCCTGTGTGTGCGGCGGTTTTCCGATCAGATCAAGTCGATGCAGTGGGAGCGTATTCAGTTCTCGGGCGGGTTAAGGGGCAAGACGCTGGAGATGGGCGACCTGTTCGATCCGATCGAGGTGCGGGCTTATGCCGAGATTTTTGAACAGGCGGCGTCTCCGGCCGAAGCCGTGGCTGCCTGGAGTATAAGAAAGGAATCACAGTCATGATCTACCAGATGATGCCTGAGCGACGGGAGGGACCGGTTGATCCGATGCCGAAGGCGCCGAGTCCGTCGGAAGAGGGCGGCGGGCCGCGGCGGCCAGATACCGGGTCGCCAGACAAGGACAGTTTGATGAAGCGGATGAAGAAGGTCGATCCGAAACAGGCCGAGCGGTACCGGCAGCGGACAGGACAATAGAGGAAGCAGTGCTGAGTGCTGAGCCATAGGCTCAACTCAGGGAGCAGATTCCGAATACTCACTCAGCACTCAGGACTTTGAACGCAGCACTAGGGTGAACCGATGGGGATGCAGGGAGATTTTTTTCAGCTGTTGAAAGAGCAGGGCTATCAATTCGGCCAGCCGACGGTTGCCGGAGCGGGAGTCGATCTGCCGAGTGCGACGACGATTCTCGCGTTCAAGTATTGCGATGGCGTCCTCGTTGCCGGTGATCGCCGGGCGACGGCCGGCAACATGGTGATGTACGATCGGACGGACAAGGTCCTCGAAATCGATCGTCATAGTGTCATGGCCATCGCGGGGGTTCCTGCTACGGCCTATGAGATGGTGCGGATATTGGAGCACTCGTTCAAATACTACCGGCGGACTCAGCTTCAGGAGTTGAGCTTTGAGGGGAAGCTGCGTGCGGTATCGAAACTCTTGAAGGAAAATGTGGCCGCGGCCTTGGCGGGAACCGGCGCCGTGGTGCCGGTGTTTGCCGGCTATGACTTCGAGC harbors:
- a CDS encoding tetratricopeptide repeat protein codes for the protein MRRRVVLVTILVVPLLFDLHGASFAQTSDEQTAAPPILESPDPNLNVDPDPVSQPPQQDEHRFSEWTEQERSNAVFMLSELRGRVRTFPASAEDRLKLAQELYRVGDLDAALDECRIALKLRPGHADALLQLGIILMAKQDGRAAATAFMEAILLNPELTHAHYSLGSVQYSLGNIKAAIHSYRRAIELQPHFPDARYRLALLLKLTNRDQEAAQFMEEAALGGVPQAQFFSGNAYKSGQGVAKDLARAIFWWTKAVELGHQPAGDALAKLRRQALSTDQADRRRNDALEGFHAYRGLLWEEFPDYSRSGDQDTLGVTLLKSHRPNEAIAVLLQESYALSDAALNELAALYEAGLDQHLAPFDKKLLLCMETIAGEGFAPAKKALARIYGRGLGVAPDRAKAKASLKGLPKQDAKALMDELNLQ
- a CDS encoding HIT family protein, coding for MTDPTCKACQGTWPRADHFIADLGLSQAYLHDDQFFKGWTVVVFRRHATELFQLAPTERMQLMEEVTLVAKTLAQVFDARKINYELLGNQLPHIHWHLIPRLTTDPAPLEPVWRVHHEPVQPPAQELQASIEQIKDAMAKLR
- a CDS encoding secondary thiamine-phosphate synthase enzyme YjbQ; translated protein: MSVKTVTSRVNMQGETHIENLTKSVQAAVAESGLSAGIVTVFVKHTTASIMIIEDEPGIRADTKAFWDRTVPADPAWQHNTRNAGEDNGHSHLRGQLQGPSITIPFSEGALLLGTWQQVVVVDFDTRSRTRELIFQLIGE
- a CDS encoding trypsin-like peptidase domain-containing protein, which codes for MRRLAGMTAGASVLALSMWAMAADWGKPLGGTYDGADGKPRPVTPAPAELSPDERATMAVFERATKSVVFIANTAIQRDIWSFDTMEVPQGSGSGFVWSKQGYLVTNFHVIYGADTIKVTLADRSEHQAKIVGADPDHDLAVLQIKVSESLLEPLAIGASHDLRVGQKVLAIGNPFGLDHTLTTGVVSALGRTIKSMSNRTIEGVIQTDAAINPGNSGGPLLDSSGRLIGVNTQIVSPSGAYAGIGFAVPVDTVNRIVPELIKHGKLIRPGLGVSLVPDSIVKRWGIKGLVIGKVSRGGSADRAGLRGARETQAGRIELGDIVVAIDGKPVETIDDMMDIMEAHKVGDQVTLDIIRANKRQQLPLTLQAVN
- a CDS encoding AAA family ATPase, with the protein product MSDHRPDDIGQTGTSGAGAGKRTGSTTPDPLELIEQCLASFPENDPRQQILYKLRHSVMLAAASQQQREAEFKKISEVVAKLTAPANRIGTLLDLPGEGLARIIVGGAEYYANVDPRVANADLKIGAQILVNEAYAVIKTLGYDLNGPVLKLTEALPDGRLRFEQEMGRQSMILQRSSDLVGVELKAGDELRIDPGHRIAIEKLEDRKARTHVLDEVPTVTWEQIGGQQEAISAIRKAIEYPLLHAETFQQFKFTQPKGFLLYGPPGCGKTLIGQAAAASLSKLVSESMVAGGKTETLPAITGGAFLHIKGPEILNMWLGESERMVRDLFAKARARRREGALPFIFIDEAESILGTRRASRSFNISSTLVPMFCSEMDGIESLRDVVIILASNRPDLIDPAVLRPGRIDRKIKVSRPNRESAAEILKVYLTEELPLDSSVIADRGGDKTKAFASLVDEVIDQIYKRTDENRLLSIRLRSGQNKVLYRGDLVSGAILSSIIQRAKEKAIDRMIQSGQSAGLIAQDLSDSVLAEFREGEMLPPDDAAEEWLKLLDHHPEQVVGVSSFRRGRQTEERLINQII
- a CDS encoding proteasome accessory factor PafA2 family protein, which codes for MLRLFGIETEYGITREDLDEVDPVVESMELVRAHLTASFERRWDYGGEDPHDDARGFRVSGLQQDKEEDDFAKIDAHRPFSFHEMKSDLVLPNGARFYNDHTHPEYSSPECRTLRDLLAHDRAGERVVQRAAERRNRTLGGPHVQLYKNNTDLHGHSYGCHDNYLVSRSIPFQQLVAGLLPFLVSRQVIAGAGKVGIEAQESGFVPGQYQLSQRADFMETDLSVDTMHNRPILNTRDEPHAVREKYRRLHLIIGDANMCEYATALKVGTTQLVLELIDRGAAPAIELADPVSAVKQISRDPDLKATVRQKQGPALSGLDIQEQYYTAARRMLAGADAETDWVLREWGETLGLLKQDRSQLVGKLDWVTKLWLLETFVREERIGWDDPWLASLDLEYHNLNADRGLYLGLEAEGKAWRMTTEADIEQALSAGPHDTRGGLRGLCVRRFSDQIKSMQWERIQFSGGLRGKTLEMGDLFDPIEVRAYAEIFEQAASPAEAVAAWSIRKESQS
- a CDS encoding ubiquitin-like protein UBact, encoding MIYQMMPERREGPVDPMPKAPSPSEEGGGPRRPDTGSPDKDSLMKRMKKVDPKQAERYRQRTGQ
- a CDS encoding proteasome subunit alpha, encoding MGMQGDFFQLLKEQGYQFGQPTVAGAGVDLPSATTILAFKYCDGVLVAGDRRATAGNMVMYDRTDKVLEIDRHSVMAIAGVPATAYEMVRILEHSFKYYRRTQLQELSFEGKLRAVSKLLKENVAAALAGTGAVVPVFAGYDFEQGAAKIFFYDILGAEFEGVEYAVSGSGSPTIRGILHYVNTWGERPLAVMTEEEATVQALRLLTSAAEFDSATGGVNRESSLYPIIKLITQDGVRVVPDDRLKPLFESKVVRHA